The genomic interval CCCATATACTTTTCCATCTTAGTAGGGTTTAAGCTTACAACATATACGAGGATAAAAAATAAAATCGTAAATAATAACAAAAACAACTTACTATTTACTGAGTGATGAAGAAAAGGTGTCACTCCCATTTCAAATGCGACATTTGCATTTCTTGGGATTGCCAAGAATGGACCAATGCATAAATAAACCGCCACCATAAAAACAGTACTGAAAACAGGATGAACACGATTCCCAATACTTTGCATTCCACCTTTTGCAAGTGAAACAGCAAGCAAGACCGCAAACGGAAGACCAACTCCCGTTACGACAAATCCAAGGATCGCTAGCCAAAAAGATGTCCCAGAACCTGCACCAAGGACAGGTGGAAAGATCAAGTTTCCAGCCCCGAAAAACATAGAAAATAACATAAATCCAATAAATAAGGTGTCTAATCTTCTCAACGTAATCTCTCCCTTTATTGTTATTTTAAAAAAAGAACAAATGCGTAAGCGCCTTGCCCATCGGCGTACGGATTTCGTAGTTTTCGACTGAGATAAAGGAAACGAGAGCGAGGTAGTCCACAGTTCTAAATTTTATAGTTTCCTAAAAAAACAAAAAAACCCGCCCCTAAAAATAGGGACGAGTTTGTGCTCGCGTTACCACCCTTATTCCGTATGAAATAAAAACATACAGCTCTCAGTCAACGTACCATCATACGTGTTCCATTGTAACGGCGGACAACCCGTCAAAGCTTACTCCCTTCAGCTTTGCATCTCAGAGATGATCTTCAGATAGACCTGCACATCGACTTTCACCAAACGCCGACTCTCTTTAGAACACGGAAACTATCTTACTTTTTCTCGTCATTGATTTTTTAATATAATGGTATCTTAGCAAAAACAAAAAACATGGTCAATAGTTTTTTTAAAATTCAAAATTAACAACCAAATTATGGATGGTGCCTGGCACCTGGCATCTATTTCCTATACAATACATTTAAAGTGAAAAAGTGTGGGTGATTCTTTTGTTTAAGATTTTGTTGATTGAAGATGATGTGACGTTGTTTCAGGAGATGAGGGATCGGTTATTTCAATGGTCTTATGAGGTGTATGGAATTTCAGATTTTGATAAAGTGATTCAACAGTTTGTGAAGATTAAACCTGATTTAGTCATTATTGATATTCAGTTACCTATGTTTGATGGATTCCATTGGTGTCGTATGATTCGATCTCATTCGAATGTACCCATCATTTTCTTATCATCGCGCGATCACCCTACCGATATGGTGATGTCGATGCAACTGGGAGCAGATGATTTTGTTCAAAAACCTTTCCATTTTGATGTGCTTATTGCAAAAATTCAAGCCATTCTTCGTCGCGTCTATAATTATAATACAGAGCAAATTACACTGAAAACATGGTGTGGTGCTACAGTAGATTATGAGAATAATACAGTTTCCAATGAATTAGGTGTCATTGAACTAACGAAAAATGAAATATTTATCTTAAAAAAACTCATTGAACAGAAAGATAAAATCGTCAGCCGTGAAAAGCTAATCAAAAGTTTATGGGACGATGAGCGCTTTGTAAGTGATAATACGTTAACTGTCAATGTAAATCGCTTACGAAAAAAGCTAGAAGAGATTGGATTAGGTCGGTATATCGAGACAAAAGTGGGCCAGGGTTATATGGCTGTGGAAGAGGACTATTAGTATGGTATGGAAATTTGTAAAAGAAAGAGGTAGCTGGATTTCCTTTTATATTTCCCTGCAATTGTTATTCGTCTTTATTTCTTATGTGGATTCAGCGATCCCGCTTAAATCTATCCTTTATATTGTTTTCCTTTCTACCATTGCCTTTATGATTTTCTTAATTGCCCGCTATCAAAAAGAAACAAAATTTTATAAAAGCATAGAAGAATGGGACACCGACCTTGATCTAACAAGTATTTCAGATGCGAACAGTCCATTTGAAAAAATCATCGAAGACCGCATCATTAAACAAACCAAACAGTTGAAAAGGGAAGTTTCACAGAATTTCACATTTTTAGAACGAGAGAAAGATGAACTATTGTCCTGGATACATGAAGTAAAAACACCTTTAACCGCTATGCATTTAATCATAGACCGCATAGAAGATGAACTACTAAAAAAACAATTGAGACGTGAATGGCTACGAATTCATTTTCTACTCGATCAACAGCTCCATCAGAAACGGATTTTATTTATTAAAAACGATTTATATATAGAGAAAGTCGATTTAAAGCCTTTAATTTTTAATGAAATTAAAACACTTCAACCATGGTGTATTCAAAAAGGAATTGGATTTAATATCGATTTAAAAGTAGAAGAGGTTCTCAGTGATGGCAAATGGCTAGCTTATATCATAAGACAACTGTTAACAAACGCTGT from Oikeobacillus pervagus carries:
- a CDS encoding response regulator transcription factor encodes the protein MFKILLIEDDVTLFQEMRDRLFQWSYEVYGISDFDKVIQQFVKIKPDLVIIDIQLPMFDGFHWCRMIRSHSNVPIIFLSSRDHPTDMVMSMQLGADDFVQKPFHFDVLIAKIQAILRRVYNYNTEQITLKTWCGATVDYENNTVSNELGVIELTKNEIFILKKLIEQKDKIVSREKLIKSLWDDERFVSDNTLTVNVNRLRKKLEEIGLGRYIETKVGQGYMAVEEDY
- a CDS encoding sensor histidine kinase, with the translated sequence MVWKFVKERGSWISFYISLQLLFVFISYVDSAIPLKSILYIVFLSTIAFMIFLIARYQKETKFYKSIEEWDTDLDLTSISDANSPFEKIIEDRIIKQTKQLKREVSQNFTFLEREKDELLSWIHEVKTPLTAMHLIIDRIEDELLKKQLRREWLRIHFLLDQQLHQKRILFIKNDLYIEKVDLKPLIFNEIKTLQPWCIQKGIGFNIDLKVEEVLSDGKWLAYIIRQLLTNAVKYSESADIIIKTYQKEDQTRLEVIDFGRGIDPKDLPRIFDKGFTSTAKHQDNKATGIGLYLAKNAAKPLLIQITVQSTPGKGTTFSLTFPAKNEFHHISGM